The following proteins are co-located in the Amphiprion ocellaris isolate individual 3 ecotype Okinawa chromosome 7, ASM2253959v1, whole genome shotgun sequence genome:
- the tbrg1 gene encoding transforming growth factor beta regulator 1: MELLWMWIPVLGSLLFVEISRTLPIDEDRQLRREDVELAEGYLNRFYGLNVRDHRARARRIRSAPAMEEKIREMQNFFGLRETGNLDSNTLDVMKEPRCGVPDVDNFSFYPNKPKWKKNTITYTIAKYTPDMKREDVEKSFRFALKMWSDAAPLKFIKVNHGKADIVFSFARRTHGDFFPFDGPRGVLAHAFQPGEGLGGDVHFDEDETWTAGRQGYSLFAVAAHELGHSLGLTHSRDPSAIMYPNYRHQSRTQYSLSADDMLGIQTLYGKPGKKVESQSSPQKCDPNFSFDAATMINNEIVFFKNKYMWMRTTRTTYWNRLTEGHSSTYLPSISSHVDAAYDIPAKGVAYIFTGHKYWVVQQLEMKSRAGSIHEYGFSSRVRQVDAAVHVSEYGKTLFFIGEFYYRYDEQKRQMDPGFPRLIQTDWPGIPRRVDAAFKLHAPTTAPTMSPEDQDLAEGYLSQFYADVGMTNSTLRRIRNNSFTQDLQAMQAFFGLEVTGTLDKETVDVMKAPRCGVSDISRYGHFPGRPKWTKRLITYRITRYTPDLAQRQVDTTIAQAFQLYSDVIPLDFKQVTSGTADIMILFQSRYHGDFYPFDGAGGVLAHANSPGQGQGGDTHFDDDESWTLTQRGVNLLLVAAHEFGHALGLDHSRDRRALMYPTYQYVNTNGYRLPDDDRRGVQALYGSRTTVPTTAPKPEPPPNPEPEDPTEPPNPRDEQCSRELVFDAATSIRGDLYFFKNGYYWRKSSSFQGIRLTKVNRKWSRINYVDAAYEVPNENVVYFFEGRQYWGVTGIAKTIMPGYPKSITNLGLPSSVSKVDAAVYVSSTGKTLIFANNKYWSYDERRNQMDSGYPRYITQDFPGIGSKVDAAFENYENVVLLSSIFMESLNTFESEMEADGQGNYSLFPALDSIASLSGTSETLESEPPSEIAEKPNLTWLDAAQIVLEEAGRPMHIKEIKQRIIDRGLVQSNAKSSLEAVMYRETQKGSRRFKRIENRNGVFALLERQQTLQAFTAQSFLGSPQQNTISSSGSGASAAAFPSPTSSSEHKAKMKRGPRKNQNEKYRLKYLRLRKAARTMIFENASLCDEVAHLEEKFLRAKEERRFLLKSLLQYQSLSEGEMLPTPSSSSHPPAPPVALASGPAGTSGLSGAHNLTSVVSAGEEGLLKKPRKERKERGRENGKEELPKKMSKKRKLADGSRKLVQPIPLDSSGRPVFPIVLGGLTVYSLGEIITDRMLFHDECAIYPVGFCSTRIFASMKIPDQQCLYTCQIKDGGAGPQFEIVPEEDPQNAIVASSALTCHSNLLKATASVSSKSVAPIVPSGADFFGFSHPTIQNLIQSCPGARKCSNYRWIRFEVCRPGDGQVPHSLSEDDASVNFEAYQRHQGFEENIKTEHIPGQTPQSPSSSHQHHLTSPTMKPTTSYFSS, encoded by the exons ATGGAGTTGTTGTGGATGTGGATACCCGTTTTGGGCTCTCTGTTGTTTGTGGAAATCTCGCGGACTCTACCCATTGATGAGGACCGGCAGCTGAGGCGTGAGGACGTGGAGCTGGCTGAG GGCTACCTGAATAGGTTCTATGGTCTGAACGTCAGAGACCACAGAGCTCGAGCAAGAAGGATCAGGTCTGCACCAGCTATGGAGGAGAAAATCAGAGAAATGCAAAACTTCTTTGGTCTGAGAGAAACAGGAAACCTGGACTCTAACACCCTGGATGTGATGAAGGAGCCAAGGTGTGGTGTTCCAGACGTGGACAACTTCAGCTTTTACCCCAATAAGCCTAAATGGAAGAAGAACACCATCACATACAC GATTGCCAAATATACTCCAGACATGAAGAGAGAGGATGTGGAAAAGTCCTTTCGTTTTGCCCTGAAGATGTGGAGCGACGCGGCTCCACTGAAGTTCATCAAAGTCAACCATGGCAAAGCTGATATAGTCTTCTCGTTCGCACGCAGAA CTCATGGAGATTTCTTTCCCTTTGATGGACCCCGGGGTGTGTTGGCTCATGCCTTTCAGCCAGGAGAGGGGTTGGGTGGAGACGTGCACTTTGATGAGGATGAAACGTGGACAGCAGGGAGGCAAG GTTACAGCCTGTTTGCTGTTGCAGCTCATGAGCTCGGTCACTCACTGGGTTTGACTCATTCCAGAGACCCCTCTGCCATCATGTACCCCAACTACAGACATCAGAGCCGCACACAGTACTCTCTATCTGCAGATGACATGCTGGGGATCCAAACGCTGTACG GCAAGCCTGGCAAAAAAGTGGAATCCCAATCCTCTCCACAAAAGTGTGACCCCAACTTTTCTTTTGATGCAGCAACAATGATTAACAATgagattgttttctttaaaaacaa GTACATGTGGATGAGAACAACAAGGACAACCTACTGGAATCGCCTGACAGAGGGCCACAGCAGCACATATTTACCCAGCATCAGTTCTCACGTTGATGCTGCTTATGACATCCCTGCCAAAGGCGTGGCGTACATATTCACTG GTCATAAGTACTGGGTGGTTCAACAGCTTGAGATGAAAAGTCGCGCTGGCTCCATCCACGAATACGGATTCTCCTCCAGAGTCAGGCAGGTTGACGCTGCCGTACATGTCAGTGAATATGGGAAGACTCTGTTCTTCATTGGAGAGTTTTATTACAG GTACGATGAGCAGAAGAGACAGATGGACCCTGGCTTCCCCAGACTCATCCAAACCGACTGGCCTGGAATCCCGAGAAGAGTCGATGCTGCATTTAAGCTACAtg CACCAACCACCGCTCCAACAATGTCCCCTGAGGACCAAGACCTGGCCGAG GGATATCTCTCTCAGTTCTACGCTGATGTTGGGATGACAAACTCAACATTACGAAGAATCAGAAACAACAGTTTCACTCAGGATCTCCAGGCTATGCAGGCCTTCTTTGGCCTGGAG GTGACTGGCACTCTGGATAAGGAGACTGTAGATGTGATGAAGGCACCGAGGTGTGGAGTGTCAGACATCAGCCGATATGGACACTTCCCTGGGAGACCCAAATGGACCAAAAGGCTGATTACATACAG GATCACTCGGTACACTCCAGATCTGGCCCAGCGTCAGGTGGATACAACCATCGCTCAGGCCTTCCAGCTCTACAGCGACGTCATCCCCCTGGACTTCAAACAGGTCACCAGTGGTACTGCGGACATCATGATCCTGTTTCAGAGCAGAT ACCACGGGGACTTTTACCCTTTCGACGGAGCGGGGGGAGTCTTGGCTCATGCTAACTCCCCTGGACAAGGTCAGGGAGGGGATACGCattttgatgatgatgaaagCTGGACTCTGACCCAAAGAG GTGTAAATCTGCTGCTGGTGGCTGCCCATGAGTTCGGTCATGCTCTGGGCCTGGATCACTCCAGAGACAGACGTGCACTGATGTACCCCACATATCAATATGTCAACACAAATGGGTACAGGCTACCAGATGACGACAGACGTGGTGTTCAAGCCCTTTATG GCAGCCGTACAACAGTACCCACAACAGCACCAAAACCTGAACCACCTCCCAATCCAGAACCAGAGGACCCAACAGAACCTCCAAACCCCCGAGATGAACAATGCAGCCGTGAGCTGGTGTTTGACGCTGCTACCTCCATCAGAGGAGACCTGTACTTCTTCAAAAATGG ATACTACTGGAGGAAGAGTTCAAGTTTCCAAGGAATCCGTTTAACTAAAGTGAACAGAAAGTGGTCACGGATCAACTATGTGGATGCTGCCTATGAAGTCCCAAATGAAAACGTCGTGTATTTTTTTGAAG GTCGCCAGTACTGGGGAGTAACGGGTATTGCAAAAACAATAATGCCAGGCTATCCAAAGTCCATCACCAATCTTGGCCTCCCCTCCTCAGTCAGTAAGGTGGATGCAGCCGTCTATGTGTCAAGTACTGGAAAAACACTCATTTTTGCGAATAATAAGTACTGGAG CTATGATGAGCGTAGAAACCAAATGGACAGTGGATACCCACGATATATCACTCAGGATTTCCCAGGCATTGGCTCTAAAGTTGATGCAGCCTTTGAGAATTATG aaaatgttgtttt GCTCAGCTCGATCTTCATGGAGTCTCTCAACACGTTTGAATCTGAGATGGAGGCTGATGGACAGGGGAACTACTCTCTGTTTCCTGCTTTGGACAGCATTGCTAGTTTGTCTGGGACCTCAGAAACTCTGGAGAG tgaGCCACCCAGTGAAATTGCAGAGAAACCAAACCTCACATGGCTCGATGCTGCACAG ATTGTTTTGGAAGAAGCTGGACGCCCCATGCACATAAAGGAGATTAAGCAGAGGATCATTGACAGAGGACTTGTGCAATCCAA TGCAAAGTCAAGCCTGGAAGCTGTCATGTACCGTGAG ACACAAAAAGGCAGCAGGAGATTCAAGAGGATTGAAAACAGAAACGGAGTCTTTGCATTGCTG GAGCGGCAGCAGACCCTGCAGGCTTTCACTGCCCAGTCTTTCCTCGGCTCTCCGCAGCAGAATACCATCTCCAGTTCAGGCTCAGGTGCCTCGGCGGCCGCCTTCCCGTCTCCCACCAGCTCCTCTGAGCATAAGGCCAAGATGAAGAGAGGTCCGCGAAAAAACCAGAACGAAAAGTACAGACTCAAGTACCTCAGGCTGCGCAAAGCTGCTCGTACCATGATATTT GAGAATGCTTCTCTCTGTGATGAAGTTGCTCACTTAGAAGAGAAGTTTCTGAGAGCAAAGGAGGAGCGCAG gtTCTTACTGAAGTCGTTGCTGCAGTACCAGTCTCTGTCAGAGGGAGAGATGCTGCCCACCCCCAGCTCAAGCTCTCATCCACCTGCACCACCGGTGGCATTAGCCTCCGGTCCTGCAGGGACTTCAGGCCTGTCTGGGGCTCATAACCTCACATCTGTGGTGTCAGCTGGGGAGGAAGGACTGCTTAAAAAGCCcaggaaggaaaggaaagaacgAGGAAGGGAGAATGGAAAGGAAGAAC TTCCAAAGAAGATGTCTAAGAAGAGAAAGCTCGCAGATGGATCTCGGAAGCTGGTGCAGCCCATCCCCCTCGACTCGTCTGGTCGTCCTGTTTTTCCCATCGTACTCGGAGGGTTAACGGTTTACAGTCTGGGAGAG atcatcacagacagGATGTTGTTCCATGACGAGTGTGCCATCTACCCAGTGGGATTCTGCAGCACACGGATCTTTGCCAGCATGAAAATCCCCGACCAGCAGTGCCTCTACACCTGCCAGATCAAGGATGGGGGAGCAGgtccacag TTTGAGATTGTGCCTGAAGAAGATCCTCAAAACGCCATCGTGGCCTCCTCTGCCCTGACATGCCATTCCAATCTACTGAAGGCCACCGCATCTGTCAG TTCCAAATCTGTGGCACCGATTGTGCCATCAGGAGCCGACTTCTTTGGCTTCTCTCATCCCACCATCCAGAATCTCATCCAGAGTTGTCCTGGAGCTCGCAAATGCAGCAA CTACAGATGGATTCGCTTTGAGGTATGTCGTCCTGGCGACGGTCAGGTTCCTCACAGCTTGTCAGAGGATGACGCCTCAGTCAACTTTGAAGCCTACCAGAGACACCAGGGCTTTGAAGAGAACATCAAGACGGAACACATCCCAG GACAGACACCACAATCTCCCAGCTCCTCTCATCAGCACCACCTGACGTCCCCTACGATGAAGCCCACTACCTCATATTTCAGCTCCTGA
- the LOC111569195 gene encoding matrix metalloproteinase-20-like has product MHVMLLSCCVLVLLMPGPCFTAPTFMPEEESTPSPEPQVDLKLATDYLQQYYNLQKDPLGRIKRSGPSFTSKVKDMQIFFGLNATGVLDSDTLEVMRNPRCGVPDVEEYSDIQGTRWNKNVITYSIGRYTRDLPRSTVDSLIESAFSVWARASGLTFVSSHTRSADIMVEFVTHEHGDLYPFDGPRGTLAHAFGPGLGVGGDTHFDDDERWTAGETGFNLFVVAAHEFGHALGLKHSRNPGSLMYPTYTSLHPANLLSREDVANINALYSPVRGHPNYALRGSQMNPWVSGSLFPRRLQDKCAPDMTFDAVSTLGDATFFFKDRYLWIKHNAQYGIKEGPISNFMPKIETSIDAAFWVPRRSTAYLIHESMFWTVKGSLVKGKPRALSHFGFPAWVQDVDAAVHVPKTGRTFFFMHDIYWSYNENRKVMDFGYPKYISERFPGVNATINAAIHKEGFIYFFLGPQVYKYDYTQKHVVGVETANSWLGC; this is encoded by the exons ATGCATGTCATGCTGCTCTCTTGCTGTGTCCTGGTCTTGCTTATGCCCGGTCCATGTTTTACGGCACCCACATTTATGCCGGAGGAAGAGAGCACTCCTTCACCAGAACCACAGGTTGACTTGAAGCTGGCCACA GACTATCTTCAGCAGTACTACAACCTGCAAAAAGATCCGTTGGGGCGCATTAAAAGGAGCGGGCCATCCTTTACCTCCAAAGTGAAAGACATGCAGATTTTCTTTGGGCTGAATGCAACAGGTGTGTTAGATTCTGACACCCTGGAGGTGATGAGGAACCCAAGATGTGGCGTTCCAGATGTGGAGGAGTACAGTGACATCCAGGGAACACGATGGAATAAGAATGTCATCACCTACAG CATTGGCAGGTACACCAGAGATTTGCCTCGCAGCACTGTGGACTCTTTGATTGAGTCAGCATTCAGCGTTTGGGCCAGAGCCAGCGGTCTGACGTTTGTCAGCTCACACACCCGCAGCGCTGACATCATGGTGGAATTTGTGACCCACG AGCATGGCGATTTGTATCCATTTGACGGACCCAGAGGCACACTGGCTCATGCTTTCGGTCCAGGGCTGGGCGTCGGAGGCGACACGCACTTTGATGACGATGAGCGCTGGACAGCAGGAGAAACAG GTTTTAATCTGTTTGTGGTAGCAGCTCATGAGTTTGGCCACGCTTTGGGCCTTAAGCACTCCAGAAACCCAGGATCACTGATGTACCCGACGTATACGTCCTTACATCCTGCCAACCTGTTATCCAGAGAAGATGTAGCCAATATCAACGCACTTTACA GTCCTGTCAGAGGGCATCCAAATTACGCTTTGAGGGGCTCTCAGATGAACCCCTGGGTGTCCGGCTCCCTGTTTCCCCGACGCCTGCAGGACAAATGTGCTCCAGACATGACCTTTGATGCAGTGTCCACTCTTGGAGATGCCACCTTCTTTTTCAAAGACAG ATATCTCTGGATTAAACATAATGCCCAATATGGCATCAAAGAAGGTCCCATCTCCAACTTTATGCCCAAGATTGAAACCAGCATCGATGCTGCGTTCTGGGTACCTCGCAGATCCACCGCTTACCTTATTCATG AATCCATGTTCTGGACAGTGAAAGGCTCTCTGGTGAAGGGAAAGCCCAGGGCACTCAGTCACTTTGGATTTCCAGCCTGGGTTCAAGACGTGGATGCAGCAGTGCACGTACCAAAAACAGGACGCACCTTCTTCTTCATGCATGACATTTACTGGAG ttaCAATGAAAACCGAAAGGTGATGGATTTTGGCTACCCGAAGTACATCAGCGAGAGGTTTCCTGGAGTCAACGCTACGATAAACGCAGCTATTCATAAAGAGG gttTCATCTACTTCTTTTTGGGACCACAAGTCTACAAATACGACTACACCCAGAAACATGTAGTGGGAGTCGAGACAGCAAATTCCTGGCTTGGCTGTTGA
- the siae gene encoding sialate O-acetylesterase → MAVTLCVVFILLFFFHGSDGNLSFASYYGDHMVLQKSPDRAVLWGFGPESEQVTVFLSGPVTQKTLVTVTGGIWRVTLDPVDAGGPYNVTASSWSSTATLTDVLFGDVWLCGGQSNMYFKMSQIFNASEELALSAKYPHVRPFMVALNRSEIELPDLIQVELPWFEPTATVLAEFSAVCWLFGRYMYDNLNYPIGLVESCWGGTPVEAWSSTRALQKCGLEKTEDRSLSHIEKNSVMWNSMIHPLLNMTIKGAIWYQGEANAVYHQDNYNCSFPAMIDDWRMAFHLGSGGQTALDFPFGFVQLSTYQKHSTDDGFPNIRWHQTADTGFVPNPRMKKTFMAVALDLPDGTSPYGTIHPRDKQDVAYRLTLGARAVVDNERDVPFLGPFPSQILSTQMYVYITYDQTISVTPSKNIFEICCSGIWAPCGPGSLWFPAPIIQWGPNTIQLSTALCQVSEVAAVRYAWKDWPCDFKACPVYGDSGILPAPPFIINRFAGKGSIWKSY, encoded by the exons ATGGCTGTGACactctgtgttgttttcatacttctgtttttttttcacggCAGTG atggGAACCTGAGCTTTGCCTCCTACTATGGAGACCACATGGTGCTGCAGAAGTCTCCAGACAGAGCAGTGTTGTGGGGATTTGGTCCTGAGAGTGAGCAGGTCACCGTCTTCTTATCAGGACCAGTGACACAGAAAACTTTGGTCACTGTCACGGGAG GCATCTGGCGAGTCACTCTAGACCCTGTCGATGCTGGTGGTCCCTACAATGTGACAGCAAGTTCTTGGAGCAGCACAGCTACACTGACagatgtgctgtttggtgatgTCTGGCTCTGTGGAGGGCAGAGCAACATgtactttaaaatgtctcag ATTTTCAATGCATCAGAGGAACTGGCCCTCTCAGCTAAGTATCCTCATGTGAGGCCTTTCATGGTAGCCTTGAACAGGAGTGAAATTGAGCTGCCTGATCTGATTCAAGTGGAACTCCCCTGGTTTGAGCCCACAGCAA CTGTCCTCGCAGAGTTTTCTGCAGTCTGCTGGCTCTTTGGACGTTACATGTATGACAACTTGAACTACCCCATAGGACTGGTGGAGTCCTGTTGGGGAGGCACACCAGTCGAAGCCTGGTCATCTACAAGAGCCCTGCAGAAGTGTGGACTGGAAAAAACTGAAGACA GATCTCTCAGTCATATAGAGAAAAATTCTGTTATGTGGAATTCAATGATCCATCCACTGCTCAATATGACCATCAAAGGAGCCATCTGGTACCAAG GTGAGGCAAATGCAGTCTATCATCAGGACAACTACAACTGTTCCTTCCCCGCTATGATTGATGACTGGAGGATGGCATTTCATCTCGGCTCAGGGGGACAGACAGCTCTCGACTTTCCCTTTGGGTTTGTCCAA CTGTCCACCTACCAAAAACACTCCACAGATGACGGCTTTCCAAACATCCGCtggcaccaaacagcagacactGGCTTTGTCCCGAACCCCAGGATGAAGAAAACCTTCATGGCTGTGGCTTTGGATTTACCGGATGGAACTTCACCCTACGGCAC GATCCATCCACGAGACAAACAGGATGTAGCTTACAGACTGACACTGGGGGCCAGGGCAGTGGTTGATAATGAAAGGGACGTTCCCTTCCTTGGACCTTTCCCCAGCCAAATCCTGTCCACTCAAATGTACGTCTACATTACCTATGACCAAACAATCTCGGTCACGCCgtccaaaaacatttttgag ATCTGTTGCTCAGGGATATGGGCCCCATGCGGGCCAGGGTCCCTCTGGTTTCCAGCTCCGATCATACAGTGGGGTCCAAACACCATCCAGTTATCTACAGCTCTGTGTCAGGTCTCTGAAGTCGCTGCTGTTCGATATGCATGGAAAGACTGGCCTTGTGACTTTAAAGCCTGTCCAGTCTACGGCGACAGTGGGATTTTGCCTGCGCCTCCTTTTATTATCAATCGCTTTGCGGGCAAAGGAAGCATTTGGAAAAGCTACTGA